From the genome of Carassius auratus strain Wakin chromosome 26, ASM336829v1, whole genome shotgun sequence, one region includes:
- the LOC113044555 gene encoding interferon-induced protein 44-like, protein MGSSDSTPVPRTLSPPPPNPELDKPWRKFNWGQKEDLKKKLENFCPSHPEVNDIKILVAGPIGAGKSSFINSLDSTFLGRISSRALVNSTASDNSFTKNLKGFTIRSGKKTLPFVFKDIMGLEPAAFEGSHTEDIINAVFGHLKDGYKFNEEEPLNFKDQQFNQNPNLSDQCFCLVYVLPADVFQYTDDRLIEKLKIIRKRISDKGIPQVVVMTKMDEACPLVNKDLRKMYTSKKIKEKMELCSAKLGVPLTNIFPVKNYHNEIDTDDDIDVLLLKALEQIVQLADDRLEICLTE, encoded by the exons ATGGGATCATCAGATTCTACACCAGTGCCACGGACAttatcaccaccaccaccaaatcCAG AACTGGATAAACCATGGAGGAAATTTAACTGGGG ACAGAAAGAAGACctaaaaaaaaagcttgaaaacTTCTGTCCAAGTCATCCAGAAGTAAACGACATCAAGATCCTGGTAGCTGGACCGATTGGAGCAGGAAAGTCCAGCTTTATTAACTCACTCGATAGCACCTTTCTGGGACGGATCTCCTCTAGAGCACTAGTTAATTCAACTGCTTCTGATAATAGTTTCACTAAAAAT CTCAAAGGATTCACCATCAGAAGTGGGAAAAAAACATTGCCCTTCGTCTTCAAAGACATCATGGGATTGGAACCTGCAGCATTTGAAGGGTCGCATACAGAAGATATCATCAATGCTGTGTTTGGTCACTTGAAGGACGGCTATAAA TTCAACGAAGAGGAGCCACTCAATTTTAAGGATCAGCAATTCAACCAAAACCCCAACCTCTCCGACCAGTGTTTCTGCCTGGTTTACGTCCTACCTGCGGATGTATTCCAATACACAGATGATCGTCTTATTGAAAAGCTGAAGATCATCCGCAAGAGAATCAGTGATAAGG GGATTCCTCAAGTGGTTGTCATGACTAAAATGGACGAAGCATGTCCACTAGTCAATAAAGATCTGAGGAAGATGTACACTAGCAAGAAAATCAAGGAGAAG ATGGAGTTGTGCAGTGCTAAATTAGGTGTGCCACTGACAAACATATTCCCTGTGAAGAACTACCACAATGAGATCGACACAGATGATGACATTGACGTTCTGTTACTAAAGGCTCTTGAACAGATTGTTCAGCTTGCTGATGACAGATTAGAGATTTGCTTAACTGAATAA